The archaeon BMS3Bbin15 genome contains the following window.
CATGTTGAAAAATTCTGTGCAGGCTTTCTTTTCAAGAGATAAAATCCTTGCTAATGATGTGATAAATCGCGATGAAGAGGTGGACAAATTTTACCTGCTGGCCACCAGAGAGATAATAGAGGGGGTTAAGAAGAAGAGCGAAGTTGAGTTTGATGTACCTCCTGAGAAGGTAATCCACTTCCTCAGCATAGCAAAGAGCCTTGAACGTATAGCTGACCACAGTGTTAAGATATCTGTCATAGTGAAAGAGGAAGAATTGAATATATCTGGAGAGCTTGAGAAGGAACTGGAAGCCTTCTATATTTTTGTGTTTGAGAAGCTTGAGCTTGCGGTGAAATCCTTTTTCAGAGGGGATAAGAAGCTTGCAGATATTACTTTAAATGCCAGGGACGAAATTCATACCAGTGTGTCAAGAATTTTAATGAAAATAGAGGGGAAACCGGGTACCCTTTCGGTATTCACAATACTGGACAGCTTCCAGCGGGTATATGCATATTCCACAGACATAGCAGAGTGCACCCTTGACCTTATGACATAGCCTGTGAAATTTATATATGAGCAATATTTTCTGTAGCCATCCATTTAATTTTTATAGAGTAAAATTGACTTTAGTCCATGTACAAGTGTCCCGGCTGTGGAAGTGAAATTCTTATATACAAATCAAAAAAGGGGTTTTCGCTCATCTGTCTCAACTGCAGAACAGGAGGAGAAATAGAAACTGAAAGCGAGGAAAAGGCTTATCTCCAGTTTTTGCAGGAGTACAAAAATGGAAATTTCATCCCGGAAAGTCAGAAGGATATTAAGAAGGAGCTTGAAGCCAGTAATATCACCCTTAATGAGCTTCCTGAGGCTCTGAGAAAGATTTATTTAATTAAAGGAATAAGTGTTGTGAAGTACAGGCTCTTCAGA
Protein-coding sequences here:
- a CDS encoding phoU domain protein, whose translation is MLKAGDRLLIETSDSGNLILRAEARGEEDVSMKSLEVTNLLPKEIERRVISCYLDGFDELRITSKVRILPEQREAVLNILRRVLGAEILAETSNEIVVNDFLDMKDLPPKSILRRMYVIVEFMLKNSVQAFFSRDKILANDVINRDEEVDKFYLLATREIIEGVKKKSEVEFDVPPEKVIHFLSIAKSLERIADHSVKISVIVKEEELNISGELEKELEAFYIFVFEKLELAVKSFFRGDKKLADITLNARDEIHTSVSRILMKIEGKPGTLSVFTILDSFQRVYAYSTDIAECTLDLMT